One window of the Pyrus communis chromosome 17, drPyrComm1.1, whole genome shotgun sequence genome contains the following:
- the LOC137721748 gene encoding uncharacterized protein, protein MANQPSSSTAPPSTSSQFTYANASSSSSYFPMPFHLQQPQYPAPYAVAAPPAPSVYPAPAPVAGVYSLPQQYQQAQQLFQRDAQTITPEALESVKAALANSEIEHKAEAKKKAIPRKAAGQAWEDPTLAEWPENDYRLFCGDLGNEVNDDVLSKAFSRFPSFNMARVVRDKRTGKTKGFGFVSFANPSDLAGALKEMNGKYVGNRPIKLRKSNWRERIDYDALERQKNHTHKKPKPSKKSILHK, encoded by the exons ATGGCGAACCAACCGTCTTCTTCCACAGCTCCTCCGTCGACTTCTTCCCAATTCACATACGCCAACGCCTCGTCGTCGTCGTCCTACTTCCCCATGCCATTCCACCTCCAGCAACCCCAGTACCCCGCGCCTTACGCCGTCGCAGCGCCACCCGCCCCATCCGTCTACCCGGCCCCGGCTCCGGTCGCTGGTGTCTACTCTCTCCCTCAGCAGTATCAGCAG GCTCAGCAGTTGTTTCAAAGGGATGCGCAGACGATTACACCTGAAGCTCTCGAGAGTGTGAAAGCTGCTCTTGCAAACAGCGAAATTGAGCACAAAGCGGAAGCTAAGAAGAAAGCTATCCCTCGTAAAGCTGCCGGGCAGGCCTGGGAGGACCCAACTCTTGCAGAATGGCCAGAAA ATGATTATCGACTTTTTTGTGGTGATCTTGGTAATGAGGTGAATGATGATGTTCTTTCTAAAGCATTTTCACGATTTCCTTCCTTTAACATGGCAAGA GTTGTCAGAGATAAGAGGACTGGAAAAACCAAGGGCTTTGGATTTGTTAGCTTTGCCAACCCTTCTGACCTGGCCGGAGCACTAAAGGAAATGAATG GTAAGTACGTGGGCAATCGGCCAATCAAACTACGGAAAAGTAACTGGAGGGAGAGGATAGATTATGATGCACTAGAAAGACAAAAG AACCACACTCACAAGAAACCAAAGCCTTCGAAGAAGAGTATATTGCACAAGTGA
- the LOC137721747 gene encoding uncharacterized protein — translation MRKAEYFSKDFEWEDLRAQVENDPSFSYHLLPFEPTSFSLNSVATDQSHSSAADGSHAWNRFHHRHSSGKFFKERRYLLEEFPELVNWKKNSKVLEVGCGNGSTILPILRGNENIIVYACDCSTEALDRVKETIDASNIAAVEHRFHPFCHDFSVTAFPTWLACNPCRENFTQTSQQHLTDGRGKSETDPNYKYASKESKCCVGGVDFVTLIFTLSALPLKRMPASIMECFSLLKPGGLLFFRDYGLYDMTMLRFEEDKRVQFREYMRSDGTRSYFFCLDTVRDLFVRAGFKQLELEYCCVKSVNRRKGKSMRRVWVHGKFQKPV, via the exons ATGAGAAAAGCAGAGTACTTCAGCAAGGACTTCGAGTGGGAAGACCTCCGAGCTCAGGTGGAAAACGACCCGTCGTTCAGCTACCACTTGCTGCCTTTCGAACCCACCTCCTTCTCACTGAATTCTGTCGCAACAGATCAATCCCATTCCTCCGCCGCCGACGGCTCTCACGCGTGGAACAGATTTCACCACCGTCATTCCTCCGGCAAATTCTTCAAG GAAAGGAGATATTTGTTAGAAGAATTCCCTGAACTCGTTAATTGGAAAAAGAATTCTAAGGTTTTGGAGGTGGGGTGCGGTAATGGCAGCACCATTCTTCCAATATTacg TGGCAATGAGAACATCATTGTTTATGCTTGTGATTGTAGCACTGAGGCCCTTGACAGGGTTAAGGAGACTATAGATGCCTCTAACATTGCAGCTGTTGAACATCGTTTCCATCCATTTTGTCATGATTTTTCTGTAACTGCGTTTCCAACATGGTTGGCCTGCAATCCTTGTCGAGAAAACTTCACACAAACATCGCAGCAGCACTTGACAG ATGGTAGAGGCAAAAGTGAAACGGATCCAAATTATAAATATGCATCGAAAGAAAGTAAATGTTGTGTTGGTGGGGTTGATTTTGTTACCTTG ATATTCACACTGTCAGCATTACCACTCAAAAGGATGCCAGCGTCCATCATGGagtgtttttctcttttaaaacCCGGAGGCCTGCTGTTCTTTAGGGATTATG GCCTCTATGACATGACCATGCTTCGATTTGAGGAGGACAAAAGAGTGCAATTCAGGGAGTATATGCGATCAGATGGAACCCGTTCTTATTTCTTCTGTCTAGATACTGTGAGGGATCTATTTGTGCGTGCCGGCTTCAAACAG CTTGAGCTCGAATACTGCTGTGTTAAGTCAGTGAATCGTCGGAAGGGTAAGAGCATGCGAAGGGTGTGGGTTCATGGAAAGTTCCAGAAGCCGGTATGA